In Maylandia zebra isolate NMK-2024a linkage group LG12, Mzebra_GT3a, whole genome shotgun sequence, a single genomic region encodes these proteins:
- the c8h22orf15 gene encoding uncharacterized protein C22orf15 isoform X2 yields MFVNVLFGEGRMEMFNLNCKLINFLNHLKERAGVDSKDCVDLMDSSGKVMNLAAKQHNLALASSVLVARHYYVLLRVCRDHEAGGQKYVSLQNNNSQSHPELTELLKRLTDKEPDRKTRKRRMPQTKNIPANSKSH; encoded by the exons ATGTTTGTGAATGTCTTGTTTGGAG AGGGCAGGATGGAAATGTTCAATCTCAACTGTAAGCTGATAAACTTCCTCAATCATTTGAAAGAGAGGGCTGGTGTGGACTCCAAAG ATTGTGTGGACCTGATGGACAGCAGTGGTAAAGTGATGAACCTGGCAGCCAAGCAGCACAATTTGGCTCTGGCCAGCAGTGTGCTGGTAGCCAGACACTACTACGTCCTCCTGCGAGTCTGCC GAGACCATGAGGCTGGAGGTCAGAAATATGTCTCCCTTCAGAACAACAACAGTCAAAGTCATCCTGAATTAACAg AACTGCTGAAGAGGCTGACTGACAAAGAGCCAGACAGAAAGACTAGAAAGAGACGGATGCCTCAGACCAAAAACATTCCTGCAAACAGCAAGAGCCACTAA
- the c8h22orf15 gene encoding uncharacterized protein C22orf15 isoform X1, with protein MFVNVLFGEGRMEMFNLNCKLINFLNHLKERAGVDSKGTGLKCWIIFNCSYTNSKSNKILPADCVDLMDSSGKVMNLAAKQHNLALASSVLVARHYYVLLRVCRDHEAGGQKYVSLQNNNSQSHPELTELLKRLTDKEPDRKTRKRRMPQTKNIPANSKSH; from the exons ATGTTTGTGAATGTCTTGTTTGGAG AGGGCAGGATGGAAATGTTCAATCTCAACTGTAAGCTGATAAACTTCCTCAATCATTTGAAAGAGAGGGCTGGTGTGGACTCCAAAGGTACTGGACTGAAATGCTGGATCATTTTCAATTGTTCTTATACAAATTCTAAAAGCAACAAAATTCTTCCTGCAGATTGTGTGGACCTGATGGACAGCAGTGGTAAAGTGATGAACCTGGCAGCCAAGCAGCACAATTTGGCTCTGGCCAGCAGTGTGCTGGTAGCCAGACACTACTACGTCCTCCTGCGAGTCTGCC GAGACCATGAGGCTGGAGGTCAGAAATATGTCTCCCTTCAGAACAACAACAGTCAAAGTCATCCTGAATTAACAg AACTGCTGAAGAGGCTGACTGACAAAGAGCCAGACAGAAAGACTAGAAAGAGACGGATGCCTCAGACCAAAAACATTCCTGCAAACAGCAAGAGCCACTAA
- the adora2aa gene encoding adenosine A2a receptor a isoform X2, protein MRDKFFYITLELLIAIFSVLGNVLVCWAVALNSNLQSITNFFVVSLAVADIAVGVLAIPFAIVISIGFCSNFYGCLFIACFVLVLTQSSIFSLLAIAIDRYIAIKIPLRYNSLVTGQRARGIIAICWILSIIIGLTPMMGWHGGESRNGTNETKSSPCQPGMMKCLFEDVVNMKYMVYFNFFACVLIPLLLMLAIYLCIFMAARHQLMLIEVKASHGEKSRSVLQKECDRPPALVMYVAIILSHANSVVNPFIYAYRIREFRHTFRRIIRRHILGKREVFESSGSKRNSTHNSITDSIRLKANGLSFDLFTEHSSSTCENSCRCPAHISPLEGGLATVSHPPLSVVIAHCPKVGTCPLQALRQTQLPAGNDCSEPEILEENCRQNLAPAQVALLFNTQDRKSCCSELDKVH, encoded by the exons ATGCGGGACAAATTTTTCTACATCACCCTGGAGCTGCTGATTGCCATCTTCTCAGTGCTGGGAAATGTGTTGGTCTGCTGGGCCGTGGCCCTCAACAGTAACCTCCAGAGCATCACCAACTTCTTCGTGGTGTCGCTGGCTGTGGCCGACATCGCCGTGGGCGTCCTGGCCATTCCCTTTGCCATTGTCATCAGCATCGGGTTCTGCTCCAACTTCTATGGCTGCCTGTTTATTGCGTGCTTTGTGCTGGTTCTCACACAGAGCTCCATCTTTAGTCTGCTGGCCATCGCTATAGATCGCTACATTGCAATCAAGATACCACTCAG GTACAACAGCTTGGTGACAGGACAGCGGGCTCGAGGCATCATTGCCATATGCTGGATTTTATCCATCATCATCGGTTTGACCCCCATGATGGGCTGGCATGGTGGGGAGTCAAGAAACGGCACCAACGAAACCAAAAGCAGCCCCTGCCAGCCGGGCATGATGAAGTGCCTGTTTGAGGATGTTGTCAACATGAAGTACATGGTCTACTTCAACTTTTTTGCTTGTGTGCTGATCCCCTTGCTGCTAATGTTGGCCATCTACCTGTGTATCTTCATGGCAGCTCGCCACCAGCTCATGCTGATTGAAGTAAAAGCGTCTCATGGGGAAAAGTCCCGCTCCGTCCTGCAGAAAGAG TGTGATCGTCCTCCTGCTTTGGTTATGTATGTGGCCATTATCCTATCCCATGCCAACTCTGTGGTCAACCCCTTCATCTACGCCTACCGCATCCGAGAGTTCCGGCACACCTTCCGTAGGATTATTAGGCGGCACATCCTGGGGAAGCGGGAGGTGTTTGAGAGCAGCGGGAGTAAGCGGAACTCTACTCACAACAGCATCACGGACTCCATCAGGCTCAAAGCAAATGGCCTCAGCTTTGACCTTTTCACAGAGCACAGCAGCAGTACCTGTGAGAACTCCTGCcgctgtcctgctcacatctccccTTTAGAGGGTGGTCTGGCAACAGTGTCTCACCCGCCTCTGTCAGTTGTTATCGCCCACTGCCCCAAAGTGGGGACGTGTCCACTTCAAGCCCTCAGGCAGACTCAGCTCCCGGCGGGGAACGACTGCTCTGAACCAGAGATCCTGGAGGAAAACTGCAGACAGAACCTCGCCCCAGCACAGGTTGCACTGCTGTTCAACACCCAGGACAGGAAGAGCTGCTGTAGCGAGCTAGATAAAGTGCACTGA
- the adora2aa gene encoding adenosine A2a receptor a isoform X1, giving the protein MRDKFFYITLELLIAIFSVLGNVLVCWAVALNSNLQSITNFFVVSLAVADIAVGVLAIPFAIVISIGFCSNFYGCLFIACFVLVLTQSSIFSLLAIAIDRYIAIKIPLRYNSLVTGQRARGIIAICWILSIIIGLTPMMGWHGGESRNGTNETKSSPCQPGMMKCLFEDVVNMKYMVYFNFFACVLIPLLLMLAIYLCIFMAARHQLMLIEVKASHGEKSRSVLQKEVQAAKSLAIIVGLFAVCWLPLHIINCFTLFCPQCDRPPALVMYVAIILSHANSVVNPFIYAYRIREFRHTFRRIIRRHILGKREVFESSGSKRNSTHNSITDSIRLKANGLSFDLFTEHSSSTCENSCRCPAHISPLEGGLATVSHPPLSVVIAHCPKVGTCPLQALRQTQLPAGNDCSEPEILEENCRQNLAPAQVALLFNTQDRKSCCSELDKVH; this is encoded by the exons ATGCGGGACAAATTTTTCTACATCACCCTGGAGCTGCTGATTGCCATCTTCTCAGTGCTGGGAAATGTGTTGGTCTGCTGGGCCGTGGCCCTCAACAGTAACCTCCAGAGCATCACCAACTTCTTCGTGGTGTCGCTGGCTGTGGCCGACATCGCCGTGGGCGTCCTGGCCATTCCCTTTGCCATTGTCATCAGCATCGGGTTCTGCTCCAACTTCTATGGCTGCCTGTTTATTGCGTGCTTTGTGCTGGTTCTCACACAGAGCTCCATCTTTAGTCTGCTGGCCATCGCTATAGATCGCTACATTGCAATCAAGATACCACTCAG GTACAACAGCTTGGTGACAGGACAGCGGGCTCGAGGCATCATTGCCATATGCTGGATTTTATCCATCATCATCGGTTTGACCCCCATGATGGGCTGGCATGGTGGGGAGTCAAGAAACGGCACCAACGAAACCAAAAGCAGCCCCTGCCAGCCGGGCATGATGAAGTGCCTGTTTGAGGATGTTGTCAACATGAAGTACATGGTCTACTTCAACTTTTTTGCTTGTGTGCTGATCCCCTTGCTGCTAATGTTGGCCATCTACCTGTGTATCTTCATGGCAGCTCGCCACCAGCTCATGCTGATTGAAGTAAAAGCGTCTCATGGGGAAAAGTCCCGCTCCGTCCTGCAGAAAGAGGTCCAGGCTGCCAAGTCTCTGGCCATCATTGTGGGCCTGTTTGCGGTCTGCTGGCTTCCTTTACATATCATTAACTGCTTCACCCTCTTCTGTCCTCAGTGTGATCGTCCTCCTGCTTTGGTTATGTATGTGGCCATTATCCTATCCCATGCCAACTCTGTGGTCAACCCCTTCATCTACGCCTACCGCATCCGAGAGTTCCGGCACACCTTCCGTAGGATTATTAGGCGGCACATCCTGGGGAAGCGGGAGGTGTTTGAGAGCAGCGGGAGTAAGCGGAACTCTACTCACAACAGCATCACGGACTCCATCAGGCTCAAAGCAAATGGCCTCAGCTTTGACCTTTTCACAGAGCACAGCAGCAGTACCTGTGAGAACTCCTGCcgctgtcctgctcacatctccccTTTAGAGGGTGGTCTGGCAACAGTGTCTCACCCGCCTCTGTCAGTTGTTATCGCCCACTGCCCCAAAGTGGGGACGTGTCCACTTCAAGCCCTCAGGCAGACTCAGCTCCCGGCGGGGAACGACTGCTCTGAACCAGAGATCCTGGAGGAAAACTGCAGACAGAACCTCGCCCCAGCACAGGTTGCACTGCTGTTCAACACCCAGGACAGGAAGAGCTGCTGTAGCGAGCTAGATAAAGTGCACTGA